The following coding sequences are from one Perognathus longimembris pacificus isolate PPM17 chromosome 13, ASM2315922v1, whole genome shotgun sequence window:
- the LOC125361517 gene encoding olfactory receptor 502-like yields the protein MDSQMDGNHTAVTEFILLGLTHDPVLRVVLFIIILGIYLVTVLGNLCTILLIRVSTQLHHPMYFFLSHLAFADIGYSSSVTPNMLVNFLVKRNAISYLGCGIQLGSAVFFGTVECFVLAAMAYDRFMAICNPLLYSTKMSTGVCVQLLVVAYIGGFLNASSFTLSFFGLIFCGPNRVNHFFCDFAPLVKLSCSVDSISIVISTCSAGSIILFTVIVIAISYIYILITIMKMHSTEGRHKAFSTCTSHLTAVTLYYGTITFIYVMPKSNFSTDQNKVISVFYMVVIPMLNPLIYSLRNNEIKGALKRQLGSKISF from the coding sequence ATGGATTCCCAGATGGATGGGAACCACACTGCAGTGACAGAGTTCATTTTATTGGGCCTAACTCATGATCCAGTCCTTCGAGTCGTCCTCTTCATCATCATCCTGGGCATCTACCTGGTGACTGTATTGGGAAATCTCTGCACAATCCTTCTCATCAGAGTCTCCACTCAGCTCCACCaccccatgtactttttcctcagCCATTTAGCTTTTGCTGACATAGGCTATTCATCTTCTGTTACACCTAATATGCTGGTTAACTTTCTGGTGAAGAGAAATGCAATCTCCTACTTAGGATGTGGCATTCAGCTTGGGTCAGCTGTTTTCTTTGGGACAGTTGAATGCTTTGTTCTAGCTGCAATGGCCTATGATCGCTTTATGGCCATCTGCAACCCCCTGCTGTATTCAACCAAAATGTCCACAGGAGTCTGCGTGCAGTTACTTGTAGTTGCTTACATAGGAGGTTTTCTAAATGCTTCCTCCTTTACCCTTTCCTTCTTCGGTTTAATCTTCTGTGGACCCAATAGAGTTAATCATTTCTTCTGTGATTTTGCTCCTTTAGTCAAGCTCTCCTGTTCTGTAGACAGTATTTCCATAGTTATTTCCACTTGTTCTGCGGGATCTATAATTTTGTTCACAGTGATTGTCATAGCCATCTCCTACATCTACATCCTCATCACCATCATGAAGATGCACTCCACGGAAGGACGCCacaaggccttctccacctgcacctcccacCTCACTGCGGTCACTCTATATTATGGGACCATTACATTCATTTATGTGATGCCCAAGTCTAACTTCTCTACTGACCAGAACAAGGTGATATCTGTGTTCTACATGGTGGTGATCCCCATGTTGAACCCCCTGATTTACAGTCTGAGAAATAATGAGATAAAGGGGGCATTGAAGAGACAGCTTGGTAGTAAAATATCTTTTTAG
- the LOC125361537 gene encoding olfactory receptor 502 gives MDSLVEGNHTAVTEFILLGLTRDPVLRVVLFIIILGIYLVTVLGNLCTILLIRVSTQLHHPMYFFLSHLAFADTGYSSSVTPNMLVNFLVERNTISYLGCGIQLGSAVFFGTVECFVLAAMAYDRFMAICNPLLYSTKMSTGVCMQLLAVAYIGGFLNASSFSLSFFGLLFCGSNRVNHFFCDFAPLVEVSCSAGSILTIVPSFTAGSIIVVTVIVIAISYIYILITILKMRSTEGRHKAFSTCTSHLTAVTLFYGTITFIYVMPKSNYSTDQNKVVSVFYMVVIPMLNPLIYSLRNNEIKGALKRELGSKTYF, from the coding sequence ATGGATTCCCTGGTGGAAGGGAACCACACTGCAGTGACAGAGTTCATTTTATTGGGCTTAACACGGGATCCAGTCCTTCGAGTCGTCCTCTTCATCATCATCCTGGGCATCTACCTGGTGACTGTATTGGGAAATCTCTGCACAATCCTTCTCATCAGAGTCTCCACTCAGCTCCACCaccccatgtactttttcctcagCCACTTAGCTTTTGCTGATACAGGCTATTCATCTTCTGTCACACCTAACATGCTAGTTAACTTTTTGGTGGAGAGAAATACAATCTCTTATTTAGGATGTGGCATTCAGCTTGGGTCAGCTGTTTTCTTTGGGACAGTTGAATGCTTTGTTCTAGCTGCAATGGCCTATGATCGCTTTATGGCCATCTGCAACCCCCTGCTGTATTCAACCAAAATGTCCACAGGAGTCTGCATGCAGTTACTTGCAGTAGCTTACATAGGAGGTTTTCTGAATGCTTCCTCCTTTAGTCTTTCCTTCTTTGGCTTACTTTTCTGTGGATCCAATAGAGTTAATCATTTCTTCTGTGACTTTGCTCCTTTAGTTGAAGTATCCTGTTCTGCAGGCAGCATCCTCACAATTGTTCCCTCATTTACTGCTGGCTCCATCATTGTGGTCACAGTGATTGTCATAGCCATCTCCTACATCTATATCCTCATCACCATCCTGAAGATGAGATCCACAGAAGGCCGCCACAAGGCCTTCTCCACATGTACCTCCCACCTCACTGCGGTCACTCTGTTCTATGGGACCATTACATTCATTTATGTGATGCCCAAGTCCAACTACTCCACCGACCAGAACAAGGTGGTTTCTGTGTTCTACATGGTGGTGATCCCCATGTTGAACCCCCTGATTTACAGCCTCAGGAATAATGAGATTAAGGGGGCTTTGAAGAGAGAGCTTGGTAGTAAAACATATTTTTAG
- the LOC125361559 gene encoding olfactory receptor 502-like: MDSLVEGNHTAVTEFILVGLTHDPVLRVVLFIIILGIYLVTLSGNICTILLIRVSTQLHHPMYFFLSHLAFADTGYSSSVTPNMLVNFLLEKNTISYVGCGIQLGSAVFFGSVECFVLAAMAYDRFMAICNPLMYSTKMSTQVCVHLLAVAYIGGFLDASSFILSFLGLVFCGSNRVNHFFCDFAPLVEVSCSAGSILTIVPSFTAGFVIVFTVIVIAISYVYILITILKMRSTEGRHKAFSTCTSHLTAVTLFYGTVTFIYVMPKSSYSTDQNKVISVFYMVVIPMLNPLIYSLRNNEIKGALKRKLGSKTYF, encoded by the coding sequence ATGGATTCCCTGGTGGAGGGGAACCACACTGCAGTGACAGAGTTCATTTTAGTGGGCTTAACTCATGATCCAGTCCTTCGAGTCGTCCTCTTCATTATCATCCTGGGCATCTATCTGGTCACCCTATCTGGAAACATCTGCACAATCCTTCTCATCAGAGTCTCCACTCAGCTCCACCaccccatgtactttttccttaGCCATTTGGCTTTTGCTGACACAGGCTATTCATCTTCTGTCACACCTAATATGCTAGTTAACTTTTTGCTGGAGAAAAATACAATCTCTTATGTAGGATGTGGCATTCAGCTTGGGTCAGCTGTTTTCTTTGGGTCAGTTGAATGCTTTGTTCTAGCTgcgatggcctatgaccgctttATGGCCATCTGCAACCCCCTGATGTATTCAACCAAAATGTCTACACAAGTTTGCGTTCACTTACTTGCAGTAGCTTACATAGGAGGTTTTCTTGATGCTTCCTCGtttatcctttcctttcttggtttaGTTTTCTGTGGGTCCAATAGAGTTAATCATTTCTTCTGTGACTTTGCACCTTTAGTTGAAGTATCCTGTTCAGCAGGCAGCATCCTCACAATTGTTCCCTCATTTACTGCTGGCTTTGTCATTGTGTTCACTGTGATTGTGATAGCCATTTCCTATGTCTACATCCTCATCACCATCCTGAAGATGCGCTCCACTGAGGGCCGCCACAAGGCCTTCTCTACCTGCACCTCCCACCTCACTGCAGTCACTCTGTTCTATGGGACAGTTACATTCATTTATGTGATGCCCAAGTCCAGTTACTCTACCGATCAAAACAAGGTGATATCTGTATTCTATATGGTGGTGATCCCCATGTTGAACCCCCTGATTTACAGCCTCAGAAATAATGAGATCAAGGGGGCTTTGAAGAGGAAGCTTGGTAGTAAAACATATTTTTAG